From the genome of Streptomyces sp. NBC_01341, one region includes:
- a CDS encoding putative cobaltochelatase, whose product MSTPYPFTAIVGQDDLRLGLLLNAVSPAVGGVLVRGEKGTAKSTAVRALAALMPEVPVVAGCRFSCDPGAPDPACPDGPHEAETGVSRAARTVELPVGASEDRLVGALDIERALSEGVKAFEPGLLADAHRGILYVDEVNLLHDHLVDLLLDAAAMGASYVEREGVSVRHAARFLLVGTMNPEEGELRPQLLDRFGLTVEVAASRETDVRVEVVRRRLAYDDDPAGFAERWADEETALRERIAAARALLPRVVLGDGALRQIAATCAAFEVDGMRADIVMARTATALAAWAGREDVVADDVRQAALLALPHRRRRNPFDAPGLDEDKLDDALEDAKDDRGGSDDEPDPDGPGGGVPPQGGGPEGGGADGSDAPGGEEAGSGDAPAPVGGAEEQRAVRSGEPFRTKMLSVPGLGEGAAGRRSRARTEHGRTTGSRRPEGALTKLHLAATVQAAAPHQRARGRSGRGLVVRRDDLRQATREGREGNLVLFVVDASGSMAARQRMGAVKGAVMSLLLDAYQRRDKVGLVTFRGKDAEVALPPTSSVDAAAARLESLPTGGRTPLAAGLLKAHDVLRVERLRDPSRRPLLVVVTDGRATGGVDPLALAARAGRLHASEGTASVVVDCESGFVRLGLAAQLARDLGGSAVTLDELRADSIAGLVKDITAAGRAA is encoded by the coding sequence GTGAGTACGCCGTACCCCTTCACCGCCATCGTCGGGCAGGACGATCTACGGCTCGGGCTCCTGCTCAACGCCGTCAGTCCCGCCGTGGGCGGGGTGCTCGTCAGAGGCGAGAAGGGCACCGCGAAGTCGACCGCCGTGCGTGCGCTCGCCGCGCTCATGCCCGAGGTCCCGGTGGTCGCCGGGTGCCGTTTCTCGTGCGACCCGGGGGCGCCCGATCCGGCGTGTCCCGACGGCCCGCACGAGGCGGAGACCGGTGTGTCGCGTGCGGCGCGGACCGTGGAGCTGCCGGTCGGCGCGTCGGAGGACCGCCTCGTCGGGGCGCTCGACATCGAACGGGCGCTGTCCGAGGGCGTGAAGGCCTTCGAGCCGGGCCTGCTCGCCGACGCGCACCGCGGGATCCTGTACGTGGACGAGGTCAACCTCCTCCACGACCACCTGGTGGACCTGCTGCTCGACGCGGCGGCCATGGGTGCCTCGTACGTCGAGCGCGAGGGTGTGTCCGTGCGGCACGCGGCGCGCTTCCTGCTGGTCGGGACGATGAACCCCGAGGAGGGCGAGCTCCGGCCGCAGTTGCTGGACCGCTTCGGGCTCACCGTCGAGGTGGCCGCGTCACGCGAGACCGACGTGCGCGTCGAGGTCGTGCGCCGCCGGCTCGCGTACGACGACGACCCGGCGGGCTTCGCCGAGCGGTGGGCCGACGAGGAGACCGCTCTGCGGGAGCGGATCGCCGCCGCTCGCGCCCTGCTCCCCCGGGTGGTGCTCGGGGACGGCGCGCTGCGTCAGATCGCGGCGACGTGCGCGGCGTTCGAGGTGGACGGGATGCGGGCCGACATCGTCATGGCCCGTACCGCGACCGCGCTCGCCGCGTGGGCCGGCCGCGAGGACGTCGTGGCGGACGACGTGCGTCAGGCGGCTCTGCTGGCGCTCCCCCACCGGCGGCGGCGCAATCCGTTCGACGCGCCGGGGCTGGACGAGGACAAGCTGGACGACGCGCTCGAAGACGCGAAGGACGACCGGGGCGGGAGCGACGACGAACCGGACCCCGACGGTCCCGGCGGCGGTGTGCCTCCGCAGGGCGGCGGCCCCGAAGGCGGCGGTGCCGACGGCTCCGACGCGCCGGGCGGCGAGGAGGCGGGGAGCGGCGACGCGCCCGCACCCGTCGGCGGTGCCGAGGAGCAGCGGGCGGTGCGGTCGGGCGAGCCGTTCCGCACGAAGATGCTGAGCGTTCCCGGGCTCGGCGAGGGCGCGGCCGGGCGGCGCTCCCGGGCGCGCACCGAGCACGGGCGGACCACCGGGTCGCGGCGGCCCGAGGGGGCGCTGACGAAGCTGCACCTGGCCGCCACCGTGCAGGCGGCGGCCCCGCACCAGCGGGCGCGGGGGCGGTCGGGCCGGGGTCTGGTCGTACGGCGGGACGATCTGCGGCAGGCGACGCGGGAGGGCCGGGAGGGCAATCTCGTGCTCTTCGTCGTGGACGCCTCCGGGTCGATGGCGGCCCGGCAGCGGATGGGCGCCGTGAAGGGCGCGGTGATGTCACTGCTGCTGGACGCCTACCAGCGCCGGGACAAGGTCGGCCTGGTCACCTTCCGTGGCAAGGACGCCGAGGTGGCGCTGCCGCCGACCTCGTCGGTGGACGCGGCGGCCGCGCGGCTGGAGTCGCTGCCGACCGGCGGGCGCACCCCGCTGGCGGCCGGTCTGCTGAAGGCGCACGACGTGCTGCGGGTGGAGCGGCTGCGCGACCCGTCGCGGCGGCCGCTGCTCGTCGTGGTGACGGACGGCCGGGCGACCGGCGGAGTCGACCCGCTGGCGCTGGCTGCGCGGGCCGGACGGCTGCACGCCTCCGAGGGCACCGCGTCGGTCGTCGTGGACTGCGAGTCGGGGTTCGTGCGCCTCGGTCTCGCCGCACAGCTCGCCCGGGATCTGGGAGGCAGCGCGGTCACGCTCGACGAGCTGCGGGCCGACTCGATCGCCGGGCTGGTCAAGGACATCACTGCTGCCGGGAGGGCCGCGTAG